A region of Streptomyces deccanensis DNA encodes the following proteins:
- a CDS encoding DUF6114 domain-containing protein, with protein MSDFREWRGHRPFAGGLLLALGGAEILLTMKAPLPVILKIGMQGLAGYLLPSLMIVCGLLIIFNPAQRLFYSILGIMLSLGTWLTSNIGGFVVGLLMGAVGSTLAFGWLPDQEPRQKRAAKRAEKAARAQAAEKSEKHAAGLG; from the coding sequence GTGAGCGACTTCCGGGAATGGAGAGGTCACCGGCCGTTCGCCGGTGGTCTGCTGCTGGCGTTGGGCGGCGCCGAGATCCTCTTGACCATGAAGGCGCCGCTCCCGGTCATCCTGAAGATCGGAATGCAGGGGCTGGCGGGCTATCTCCTGCCCTCGCTGATGATCGTGTGCGGATTGCTGATCATCTTCAATCCGGCGCAGCGCCTGTTCTACTCCATCCTCGGGATCATGCTCTCGCTGGGCACGTGGCTCACGTCCAACATCGGCGGGTTCGTCGTGGGGCTGCTGATGGGCGCGGTGGGCAGCACGCTGGCCTTCGGCTGGCTGCCTGATCAGGAACCCCGTCAGAAGCGGGCGGCGAAGCGGGCCGAGAAGGCGGCGCGGGCTCAGGCTGCGGAGAAGTCGGAGAAGCACGCTGCGGGGCTCGGGTAG
- a CDS encoding S8 family peptidase: MRTSPSRTAGRKLISVAAVSVALVAGMTSSVAVAQAPSAKADAAPAVAGAAEAAPGTVAERLIVGYKSGAAEATSNKAADADAAAKGKEAGESLDFQRRLGSGAALVDLGEDLTKTDVADVISEYRADPQVAYVVPDRLNKPQATPNDTEYTKQWDLYESTAGMNLPGAWDKTTGTGVTVAVIDTGYVAHSDLAANIVGGYDFIADTTVANDGNGRDSNPADPGDWTAANECAAGEPASTSSWHGTHVAGTIAAVTNNSKGVAGIAYGAKVSPLRVLGKCGGYDSDIIDAITWASGGTVSGVPANTNVAKVINMSLGGSGACTTATQTAINAAVNRGTTVVVAAGNSNANAANYSPASCSNVISVAATNRAGARSYYSNFGSVVDIAAPGGETRTVETGGILSTLNAGTAGPGSESYDYYQGTSMAAPHIAGLAALLKSASSALTPAQIESAIKTNSRALPGACSGGCGAGLADAAKTVQAVTGGGTTGGTTFTNTTAVSIPDNGAAIESSISVTGRTGNAPSALQVGVDITHTYRGDLVLTLVAPDGSTYPLKASSSDSADNLVTTYSVNASSEVANGTWKLRVQDVAAADTGRLNNWKLTF; this comes from the coding sequence TTGCGTACTTCCCCCTCTCGCACCGCTGGACGGAAGCTCATATCCGTCGCCGCGGTCTCCGTCGCCCTGGTGGCGGGCATGACCTCCTCGGTCGCCGTCGCCCAGGCCCCGTCCGCGAAGGCCGACGCCGCCCCCGCCGTGGCCGGCGCCGCCGAGGCCGCGCCCGGCACCGTCGCCGAGCGCCTGATCGTCGGCTACAAGTCCGGTGCCGCCGAGGCCACCTCGAACAAGGCCGCCGACGCCGACGCCGCCGCCAAGGGCAAGGAGGCCGGCGAGAGCCTCGACTTCCAGCGCCGCCTCGGCAGTGGTGCCGCCCTCGTCGACCTCGGCGAGGACCTCACCAAGACGGACGTCGCCGACGTCATCTCCGAGTACCGGGCAGACCCGCAGGTCGCCTACGTTGTCCCGGACCGCCTGAACAAGCCGCAGGCCACCCCGAACGACACCGAGTACACCAAGCAGTGGGACCTCTACGAGTCCACGGCCGGCATGAACCTGCCGGGTGCCTGGGACAAGACCACCGGCACCGGTGTGACGGTCGCCGTCATCGACACCGGTTACGTCGCCCACTCGGACCTCGCCGCGAACATCGTCGGCGGCTACGACTTCATCGCCGACACCACCGTCGCCAACGACGGCAACGGGCGTGACAGCAACCCGGCCGACCCGGGCGACTGGACCGCGGCCAACGAGTGCGCCGCGGGCGAACCGGCCAGCACCTCCTCCTGGCACGGCACCCACGTCGCCGGCACCATCGCCGCCGTCACCAACAACAGCAAGGGTGTCGCCGGCATCGCCTACGGCGCCAAGGTCTCCCCGCTGCGGGTCCTCGGCAAGTGCGGCGGCTACGACTCCGACATCATCGACGCCATCACCTGGGCGTCCGGCGGCACCGTCTCCGGCGTGCCCGCCAACACCAACGTCGCCAAGGTCATCAACATGAGCCTCGGCGGCAGCGGCGCCTGCACCACCGCGACCCAGACCGCGATCAACGCCGCCGTGAACCGCGGCACCACGGTCGTCGTCGCGGCGGGCAACAGCAACGCCAACGCGGCCAACTACTCGCCCGCCAGCTGCTCCAACGTGATCTCGGTGGCGGCCACCAACCGCGCCGGCGCCCGCTCGTACTACTCCAACTTCGGCTCGGTCGTCGACATCGCTGCCCCCGGCGGCGAGACCCGCACCGTCGAGACCGGCGGCATCCTGTCCACGCTGAACGCCGGCACCGCCGGCCCGGGCAGCGAGTCGTACGACTACTACCAGGGCACCAGCATGGCCGCCCCGCACATCGCGGGCCTCGCCGCGCTGCTGAAGTCGGCGAGCTCCGCGCTCACCCCGGCCCAGATCGAGTCCGCGATCAAGACCAACTCGCGTGCTCTGCCGGGCGCCTGCTCGGGCGGCTGCGGCGCCGGTCTCGCCGACGCGGCCAAGACGGTGCAGGCGGTGACCGGTGGTGGCACCACGGGGGGCACCACCTTCACCAACACCACGGCCGTCTCCATCCCGGACAACGGCGCGGCGATCGAGTCCTCGATCTCCGTCACCGGCCGCACCGGCAACGCGCCCTCGGCCCTCCAGGTCGGCGTGGACATCACCCACACCTACCGCGGTGACCTGGTCCTGACCCTGGTGGCCCCGGACGGCTCGACCTACCCGCTCAAGGCCTCCAGCTCGGACTCCGCCGACAACCTCGTCACCACCTACTCGGTGAACGCCTCCAGCGAGGTCGCCAACGGCACCTGGAAGCTGCGGGTCCAGGACGTCGCGGCCGCCGACACCGGCCGCCTCAACAACTGGAAGCTGACCTTCTGA
- a CDS encoding glutamine amidotransferase-related protein, translating to MTNNVAQSASSRTTPSTPSALSAPSGRSAPSARPARLAVVGDRSPDVVAHSRIPLLLDALAGHDRLVLDAYWIPSEDAADDAAAVRGFDAVWVVPGSPYRSEAGVLSAIRTAREEGIPFLGTCGGFQHALLEYARHVCGLTRVAHAENEPGAEDFLIEPLACSLVGHEGTVVIEPGSLAQSVMNAERSVERYFCAYGPTRHLDTLRAHGLRFSGHDEDGHVRIAELPGHPFFLATLFQPELAGDGSRPHPIVRAFARAAVEHATRAATRQPV from the coding sequence ATGACGAACAACGTGGCGCAGTCCGCCTCTTCCCGTACGACCCCGTCGACCCCGTCGGCCCTGTCCGCCCCGTCGGGCCGGTCCGCCCCGTCCGCCCGGCCCGCACGGCTGGCCGTCGTCGGCGACCGGTCGCCCGACGTCGTCGCGCACAGCCGGATCCCGCTCCTCCTCGACGCGCTCGCCGGACACGACCGGCTGGTGCTCGACGCGTACTGGATCCCCTCCGAGGACGCCGCCGACGACGCGGCGGCCGTACGGGGGTTCGACGCGGTGTGGGTGGTGCCGGGCAGCCCGTACCGCAGCGAGGCCGGCGTGCTCTCCGCGATCCGGACCGCGCGGGAGGAGGGCATCCCGTTCCTGGGCACGTGCGGTGGCTTCCAGCACGCGCTGCTGGAGTACGCCCGGCACGTCTGCGGGCTCACCCGGGTCGCGCACGCCGAGAACGAGCCGGGCGCCGAGGACTTCCTGATCGAGCCGCTCGCGTGTTCCCTGGTCGGGCACGAGGGGACGGTCGTCATCGAACCCGGCTCGCTCGCGCAGTCCGTGATGAACGCCGAGCGGTCGGTGGAGCGGTACTTCTGCGCGTACGGGCCGACCCGCCACCTCGACACGCTCCGCGCCCACGGTCTGCGGTTCTCCGGGCACGACGAGGACGGGCACGTCCGGATCGCCGAACTCCCGGGCCATCCCTTCTTCCTGGCGACGCTGTTCCAGCCGGAGCTGGCCGGTGACGGCAGCCGCCCGCACCCGATCGTGCGGGCGTTCGCCCGGGCGGCGGTCGAGCACGCGACCCGGGCGGCGACGCGTCAGCCGGTGTGA
- the cyc2 gene encoding germacradienol/geosmin synthase Cyc2, whose protein sequence is MTQPFELPHFYLPYPARLNPHLEEARAHSSVWAREMGMLEGSGVWEQADLDAHDYGLLCAYTHPDCDGPALSLITDWYVWVFFFDDHFLELYKRTQDRPGGKAHLDRLPLFMPLDLSTPVPEPRNPVEAGLADLWARTVPSMSMDWRRRFALATEHLLNESMWELSNINEGRIANPVEYIEMRRKVGGAPWSAGLVEYATAEVPASVAGTRPLRVLMETFSDAVHLRNDLFSYQREVEDEGENSNGVLVLETFFGCGTQQAAETVNDILTSRLHQFENTALTEVPALALEKGLTPAEVAAVAAYTKGLQDWQSGGHEWHMRSSRYMNEGAESARGPLDLGGAVLSGPALVGRTGFGRAGFGTSAADVGALLATAAAERLRAHAHVPYEKVGPSLLPDFHMPFPLQLCPHLDGARGRLTPWMHAMGMLSEGVWDEQRLAAADLPLCAAGLDPDATPDQLDLSSQWLAWGTYGDDYYPLVFGHRRDLAAARLTTARLSDCMPVDGEPVPAPVNGMERGLVDLWARTTAAMTPDERRGLKASVDKMTESWVWEVFNQIQNRIPDPVDYLEMRRATFGSDMTLSLCRMGHGPQIPPEVYRSGPVRSLENAAIDYGCLINDVFSYQKEIEYEGEVHNAILVVQNFFGCDYPTALGVIHDLMTQRMRQFEHVVAHELPVVYDDFALSREARTIMDGYVDDLRNWLAGILNWHRNVDRYKPEFLARRAHGFVPDRPPVLSFAPAHAG, encoded by the coding sequence ATGACGCAGCCGTTCGAACTCCCGCACTTCTATCTGCCGTATCCCGCACGGCTGAACCCCCACCTCGAAGAGGCCCGCGCGCATTCCTCCGTGTGGGCCCGGGAGATGGGCATGCTGGAGGGCTCCGGCGTGTGGGAGCAGGCGGACCTGGACGCGCACGACTACGGCCTGCTGTGCGCGTACACCCACCCCGACTGCGACGGTCCGGCGCTCTCGCTCATCACCGACTGGTACGTGTGGGTGTTCTTCTTCGACGATCACTTCCTGGAGCTCTACAAACGCACCCAGGACCGCCCCGGCGGCAAGGCCCACCTCGACCGGCTCCCGCTCTTCATGCCGCTGGACCTCTCGACCCCCGTACCGGAGCCGCGGAACCCGGTGGAGGCGGGCCTCGCCGACCTCTGGGCGCGTACGGTGCCGTCGATGTCGATGGACTGGCGCCGCCGTTTCGCGCTGGCCACCGAACACCTGCTCAACGAGTCGATGTGGGAGCTGTCCAACATCAACGAGGGCCGGATCGCCAACCCGGTCGAGTACATCGAGATGCGCCGCAAGGTGGGCGGCGCGCCCTGGTCGGCCGGTCTCGTCGAGTACGCGACCGCCGAGGTCCCGGCCTCCGTCGCGGGGACGAGGCCGCTCAGGGTCCTGATGGAGACGTTCTCCGACGCCGTCCATCTGCGCAACGACCTGTTCTCGTACCAGCGGGAGGTCGAGGACGAGGGCGAGAACAGCAACGGCGTCCTCGTCCTGGAGACCTTCTTCGGGTGCGGCACCCAGCAGGCCGCCGAGACCGTCAACGACATCCTCACCTCCCGGCTCCACCAGTTCGAGAACACCGCGCTGACCGAAGTCCCCGCGCTGGCCCTGGAGAAGGGCCTCACCCCGGCCGAGGTCGCCGCCGTCGCCGCCTACACGAAGGGCCTCCAGGACTGGCAGTCCGGCGGCCACGAGTGGCACATGCGGTCGAGCCGGTACATGAACGAGGGCGCCGAATCCGCACGCGGCCCACTCGACCTCGGCGGCGCGGTCCTCTCCGGCCCCGCCCTGGTCGGCCGCACCGGGTTCGGCCGCGCCGGGTTCGGTACGTCCGCCGCCGACGTGGGGGCCCTGCTCGCGACCGCCGCGGCGGAGCGCCTGCGCGCCCACGCGCATGTGCCGTACGAGAAGGTCGGGCCGTCCCTGCTGCCCGACTTCCACATGCCGTTCCCGTTGCAGCTGTGCCCCCATCTCGACGGCGCCCGGGGCCGCCTCACCCCCTGGATGCACGCGATGGGCATGCTGAGCGAGGGCGTCTGGGACGAGCAGCGGCTCGCCGCCGCCGACCTGCCGCTCTGCGCCGCTGGCCTCGACCCGGACGCCACCCCCGACCAACTCGACCTCAGCTCCCAGTGGTTGGCCTGGGGCACCTACGGCGACGACTACTACCCCCTCGTCTTCGGACACCGCCGCGACCTCGCCGCCGCACGCCTGACCACGGCCCGGCTCTCCGACTGCATGCCCGTCGACGGGGAGCCGGTCCCCGCCCCGGTCAACGGCATGGAACGGGGCCTGGTCGACCTCTGGGCCCGTACGACGGCGGCGATGACCCCCGACGAGCGGCGCGGCCTGAAGGCGTCCGTCGACAAGATGACCGAGAGTTGGGTGTGGGAGGTGTTCAACCAGATCCAGAACCGGATTCCCGACCCGGTCGACTATCTGGAGATGCGGCGCGCCACCTTCGGCTCCGACATGACCCTCAGCCTCTGCCGGATGGGCCACGGTCCGCAGATCCCGCCCGAGGTCTACCGCAGCGGCCCCGTCCGCTCCCTGGAGAACGCGGCCATCGACTACGGGTGCCTCATCAACGACGTCTTCTCCTACCAGAAGGAGATCGAGTACGAGGGCGAGGTCCACAACGCGATCCTCGTCGTGCAGAACTTCTTCGGCTGCGACTACCCGACCGCGCTCGGGGTGATCCATGACCTGATGACCCAGAGGATGCGCCAGTTCGAGCACGTCGTCGCCCATGAACTCCCGGTCGTCTACGACGACTTCGCGCTGTCGCGGGAGGCGCGCACCATCATGGACGGCTATGTGGACGACCTGCGGAACTGGCTGGCCGGCATCCTCAACTGGCACCGGAACGTCGACCGGTACAAGCCCGAGTTCCTCGCCCGCCGGGCCCACGGCTTCGTCCCGGACCGCCCACCGGTGCTCTCCTTCGCCCCGGCGCACGCCGGCTGA
- a CDS encoding Tat pathway signal sequence domain protein: protein MRTRSLLALAAGTAALMVSAISPASAADTVLTTGGPAGDAVAVGDVLSASLASGTAATFYSSATGTSGVSCAASTFTATVTDNPAAPGTATETVDAHTFGSCTSNVFGVTGVNSVTVNNLPYTTAVTSDGVVTVSPASGSVLQTTVVLRTLLGTINCVYQAPSITGTSDNTDNSINFVAQAFTKTSGSSLCFANGYFTAKYAPVTDTNQGGATVFTN from the coding sequence ATGCGTACGCGATCCCTCCTTGCCCTCGCCGCCGGCACCGCCGCCCTGATGGTGTCGGCCATCAGCCCCGCCTCCGCCGCCGACACCGTGCTCACCACCGGCGGCCCCGCCGGTGACGCGGTCGCGGTCGGCGACGTCCTCAGCGCCTCGCTGGCCTCCGGCACCGCCGCCACCTTCTACTCCAGCGCGACGGGCACGAGCGGCGTCTCCTGTGCCGCGTCGACCTTCACCGCCACCGTCACGGACAACCCGGCGGCGCCCGGCACCGCCACCGAGACCGTGGACGCGCACACCTTCGGCAGCTGCACCAGCAACGTCTTCGGCGTGACCGGCGTCAACAGCGTCACGGTCAACAACCTGCCCTACACCACCGCCGTGACCTCGGACGGTGTCGTCACGGTCAGCCCGGCCTCGGGCTCGGTCCTCCAGACCACCGTGGTGCTGCGCACGCTGCTGGGCACCATCAACTGCGTGTACCAGGCGCCCAGCATCACCGGAACCTCCGACAACACCGACAACAGCATCAACTTCGTCGCCCAGGCCTTCACCAAGACCTCCGGCTCCTCGCTCTGCTTCGCCAACGGTTACTTCACGGCGAAGTACGCGCCCGTCACGGACACCAACCAGGGCGGCGCGACGGTCTTCACCAACTGA
- a CDS encoding lytic polysaccharide monooxygenase auxiliary activity family 9 protein translates to MDRTYRMYRLSAGTGRRAVTTAAATVVAPLLLTVGAGGPAWAHGAPTDPVSRVSACSPEGGSQASAACRAAVAANGAPFTAWDNMRIAGVNGRDREVVPDGQLCSGGLADYKGLDLARADWPSTRLSPGTTLDLTYRTTIPHTGTFKLFLTKPGYDPAKPLTWSDLPEQPFASITDPPLRNGSYRFSAKLPTDRTGRHVLYTIWQNTSTVDTYYSCSDVVFPKAKQADSGAGGGSSERTPAGGEEAADENPAAGTAGDQKPGDGGSEPATPTPARSTEAPATDSDDTGADARAADPGSPVASTTDESGTSVPLLVAGGATALVLAVGAALHFRGRGRRSRVDG, encoded by the coding sequence ATGGATCGGACGTACCGGATGTACCGCTTGTCCGCAGGCACCGGCCGCCGCGCCGTCACGACCGCCGCAGCCACCGTGGTGGCCCCGCTGCTCCTCACCGTGGGCGCCGGCGGTCCGGCCTGGGCGCACGGTGCGCCGACGGACCCGGTGAGCCGGGTCTCGGCGTGCTCGCCGGAGGGCGGCAGTCAGGCCTCGGCGGCGTGCCGGGCCGCCGTCGCCGCGAACGGGGCGCCCTTCACCGCCTGGGACAACATGCGGATCGCCGGGGTGAACGGGCGGGACCGGGAGGTCGTCCCCGACGGGCAGTTGTGCAGCGGAGGGCTCGCGGACTACAAGGGGCTCGACCTGGCCCGCGCCGACTGGCCCTCGACCCGTCTCTCCCCCGGCACCACGCTGGATCTGACGTACCGGACGACGATTCCGCACACCGGGACCTTCAAGCTGTTCCTGACGAAGCCGGGGTACGACCCCGCGAAGCCGCTGACGTGGTCCGACCTGCCCGAGCAGCCGTTCGCCTCGATCACCGACCCGCCGCTGCGGAACGGCTCGTACCGGTTCTCGGCGAAACTGCCGACCGATCGGACCGGGCGCCATGTGCTCTACACGATCTGGCAGAACACGAGCACGGTCGACACCTATTACTCGTGCTCGGACGTGGTGTTCCCGAAGGCGAAGCAGGCCGACTCCGGTGCGGGCGGCGGGAGTTCGGAGAGGACGCCGGCCGGGGGCGAGGAGGCGGCGGACGAGAATCCGGCCGCCGGGACAGCGGGCGACCAGAAGCCGGGCGACGGCGGGTCCGAGCCCGCGACGCCGACGCCGGCACGGTCCACCGAGGCACCGGCCACCGACTCCGACGACACCGGGGCCGACGCGCGGGCGGCCGACCCCGGCAGCCCCGTCGCCTCCACTACCGACGAGAGCGGCACCTCCGTACCGCTGCTGGTGGCGGGCGGCGCCACGGCCCTGGTGCTCGCCGTGGGCGCCGCCCTCCACTTCCGCGGACGAGGGCGCCGCTCTCGCGTCGACGGCTGA
- a CDS encoding damage-control phosphatase ARMT1 family protein — MPDNAPVIRGDDPASFPHSVLAERHPALVRKVQEATPYGPEQRRALDALLRNTLHGTVEPPADDDWWDTWNARRYAGRSWFSLPFLAAESCFYRQLLRAVGYFDSGPWQGVDPFRPFKLAELDTPEAAAELTALGPLSERPLPYQLSALLHGSLWGNRADLGFRLQSTEETSADSPLVADDSEALLTLLTGPADGATGRTLCLVADNAGRELIPDLLLVDHLLTHGHFHRAVLHLKPYPYFVSDATTADTLDAVRHLVAAKTDAGHRLHTALSEGRLTLRTHPFSCAPLPYADMPADLRADFASADLTLMKGDLNYRRLVGDRRWPPTTPFTEVTAYFPTPVAALRTLKSDVITGLTPETETTLNTAEGDRWRSSGTRALIQLRT, encoded by the coding sequence ATGCCTGACAACGCCCCCGTGATCCGCGGCGACGACCCGGCCTCCTTCCCGCACAGCGTCCTCGCCGAACGGCACCCCGCCCTCGTCCGCAAGGTCCAGGAAGCCACACCGTACGGCCCCGAACAGCGCCGCGCGCTGGACGCGTTGCTGCGGAACACCCTCCACGGCACCGTGGAGCCACCGGCCGACGACGACTGGTGGGACACCTGGAACGCCCGCCGCTACGCCGGCCGCTCCTGGTTCTCCCTCCCCTTCCTGGCCGCCGAGAGCTGCTTCTACCGCCAACTCCTGCGTGCCGTCGGCTACTTCGACTCCGGCCCCTGGCAAGGGGTCGACCCGTTCCGCCCCTTCAAACTGGCCGAACTGGACACGCCCGAGGCCGCCGCCGAACTCACCGCCCTCGGCCCCCTGTCGGAGCGCCCCCTTCCCTACCAGCTGAGCGCACTCCTCCACGGCTCCCTCTGGGGCAACCGGGCGGACCTCGGCTTCCGTCTCCAGAGCACCGAGGAGACATCGGCCGACTCCCCGCTGGTCGCCGACGACAGCGAGGCGCTGCTCACCCTGCTGACGGGCCCGGCCGACGGCGCCACCGGCCGCACGCTCTGCCTGGTCGCCGACAACGCGGGCCGCGAACTGATCCCCGACCTCCTCCTCGTCGACCACCTCCTCACCCACGGCCACTTCCACCGCGCCGTCCTGCACCTGAAGCCGTACCCGTACTTCGTCTCGGACGCCACGACCGCCGACACCCTGGACGCGGTGCGCCACCTGGTCGCGGCCAAGACCGACGCGGGGCACCGCCTCCACACCGCGCTCTCCGAGGGCCGCCTGACCCTGCGCACCCACCCCTTCTCCTGCGCCCCGCTGCCCTACGCGGACATGCCCGCCGACCTGCGCGCGGACTTCGCCTCCGCCGACCTGACCCTGATGAAGGGCGACCTCAACTACCGCCGCCTCGTAGGCGACCGCCGCTGGCCCCCCACCACCCCCTTCACCGAGGTCACCGCCTACTTCCCCACCCCGGTGGCCGCCCTCCGCACCCTCAAGTCGGACGTCATCACAGGCCTCACCCCCGAGACGGAGACCACCCTCAACACAGCCGAGGGCGACCGTTGGCGCAGCAGCGGAACGAGGGCCCTGATCCAGCTCAGGACCTAA
- a CDS encoding cytochrome P450 family protein gives MGHPSPLVIDPTGRDIHGEAARIREAGPVTRVVLPGPPAVEAWAVSSPELLKRLLTDARVSKDARQHWPRFAAGEITPEWPLFTWVAVQNMFTAYGGDHKRLRTLVAKAFTARRTNALQPRIEEITKGLLDRIEEGFRRGGSVDLREEFCYPLPIQVITDLFGLPEERGVELRELVDRIFDTSADPGEMSAAFGRLQGVLAELVAAKRETPGDDLASGLIAARDEDDARLSEQELIDTLVLMISAGHETTVNLLDQAVHALLTHPEQLAHVREGRATWDDVIEETLRTQAPVASLPLRYAVEDLALAEFGGPEGVVIARGEPILAAYAAAGRSPERHGKDADVFDVTRADKEHLAFGHGVHHCLGAPLGRLEARIALPALFTRFPTLRLAAAEDHLGHVESFISNGHRHLPVRTA, from the coding sequence ATGGGCCACCCGAGCCCCTTAGTGATCGACCCGACCGGCCGTGACATCCACGGTGAGGCCGCCCGTATCCGCGAGGCGGGTCCGGTGACCCGGGTCGTGCTGCCGGGGCCGCCGGCCGTGGAGGCGTGGGCCGTCAGCAGCCCCGAGCTGCTCAAGCGGCTGCTGACCGATGCGCGGGTCTCGAAGGACGCCCGGCAGCACTGGCCGCGGTTCGCCGCCGGTGAGATCACCCCGGAGTGGCCGCTGTTCACGTGGGTGGCCGTGCAGAACATGTTCACCGCGTACGGCGGGGACCACAAACGGCTGCGGACCCTGGTCGCCAAGGCGTTCACCGCGCGCCGCACCAACGCCCTCCAGCCGCGTATCGAGGAGATCACCAAGGGGCTGCTGGACCGCATCGAGGAGGGATTCCGGCGCGGGGGGTCCGTCGATCTGCGGGAGGAGTTCTGCTATCCGCTGCCCATCCAGGTGATCACCGACCTCTTCGGGCTGCCCGAGGAACGGGGCGTGGAGCTGCGGGAGTTGGTGGACAGGATCTTCGACACGTCCGCCGATCCCGGGGAGATGTCCGCCGCGTTCGGGCGGCTGCAGGGGGTGCTGGCCGAACTCGTCGCCGCCAAGCGGGAGACTCCCGGCGACGACCTGGCCTCCGGGCTGATCGCCGCCCGCGACGAGGACGACGCCCGGCTGAGCGAGCAGGAGTTGATCGACACGCTGGTGCTGATGATCAGCGCGGGGCACGAGACCACGGTCAATCTGCTCGACCAGGCCGTCCACGCCCTGCTGACCCACCCCGAGCAGCTCGCGCATGTCCGGGAGGGGCGGGCGACCTGGGACGACGTGATCGAGGAGACGCTGCGGACGCAGGCGCCGGTCGCGAGCCTGCCGCTGCGCTACGCCGTGGAGGACCTCGCCCTCGCCGAGTTCGGTGGGCCCGAGGGTGTGGTGATCGCGCGGGGTGAGCCGATCCTCGCCGCGTACGCGGCCGCCGGGCGCAGCCCCGAACGGCACGGCAAGGACGCCGACGTCTTCGACGTCACCCGGGCCGACAAGGAACACCTCGCCTTCGGCCACGGGGTCCACCACTGCCTGGGCGCCCCCCTCGGCCGGCTGGAGGCCCGCATCGCCCTCCCGGCCCTCTTCACCCGCTTCCCGACACTGCGACTGGCCGCCGCGGAGGACCACTTGGGCCACGTGGAGTCCTTCATCTCCAACGGCCACCGCCACCTCCCGGTCCGCACCGCCTGA
- a CDS encoding DUF6230 family protein — MASSSDATASTNERPEGPEASGRRGRVRLKRAAVMAVPATAVAAGLMIMTAQGALGVQFAISGMPFVVTADKLDGEGFAQFGALDHMIENSPNEGDTGGQVLVVTSVVKNGKLTNLCQSVDLGGIQLVLTAGNKGTPVSVKNLAIDSDDISGDASFNNIEIGRDSSTFDKVDQKGQPGVYGQQADTVTITDLYQHNYAATAAVFKLPDLHMRFESEGCD; from the coding sequence ATGGCCTCGTCCTCGGACGCCACGGCGTCCACCAACGAAAGACCCGAGGGTCCCGAAGCGTCCGGAAGACGCGGGCGGGTCCGTCTGAAGCGCGCCGCGGTGATGGCGGTGCCGGCCACGGCGGTCGCCGCAGGTCTGATGATCATGACCGCGCAGGGCGCGCTGGGTGTCCAGTTCGCCATCTCCGGCATGCCGTTCGTGGTCACCGCCGACAAGCTCGACGGTGAGGGCTTCGCCCAGTTCGGCGCGCTGGACCACATGATCGAGAACAGCCCCAACGAGGGTGACACCGGCGGTCAGGTGCTGGTCGTGACCTCGGTCGTGAAGAACGGCAAGCTGACGAACCTCTGCCAGAGCGTCGACCTCGGCGGCATCCAGCTGGTTCTCACCGCCGGCAACAAGGGCACGCCGGTGAGCGTGAAGAACCTGGCGATCGACTCCGACGACATCTCGGGCGACGCCTCGTTCAACAACATCGAGATCGGCCGGGACTCCAGCACCTTCGACAAGGTGGACCAGAAGGGTCAGCCCGGTGTCTACGGCCAGCAGGCCGACACGGTGACGATCACCGATCTGTACCAGCACAACTACGCCGCCACCGCGGCCGTCTTCAAGCTCCCCGACCTGCACATGCGGTTCGAGAGCGAGGGCTGCGACTAG